A region of Spirochaetota bacterium DNA encodes the following proteins:
- the flhB gene encoding flagellar biosynthesis protein FlhB yields the protein MKWYTDILDEVLLLEFKSAIVFNLQLFAAEDEGRTEEPTEKKLREAREKGQVAKTEELPQALVVIFAMITIVVFCGFIFETIIRMMRYYLTSFSHFQLTERSLFHEAIATGIESFKILLPIFVATVIAALLGNIAQVGFQISTHPLKFDLSKIKFDPATMARKMFFSRQVAMNLFKSVFKVVVIGFVCYLVIVNDFEELIKTPDISVGLAFQNISIIALKIIIWSTVCLLILSIPDYIFQKREYIESLKMTKQELKEEWKETVGDPHVRARLQEMQRELIMRNMIREVPKADVVVTNPTHFAIAMRYQPEAMYAPMVIAKGVDAMALKIRQIAVDNNILIIENRPLAQELYKRVEVGDIIPEDLFYAVSLIYAEVYKKRNYKAAI from the coding sequence ATGAAATGGTATACTGACATACTCGATGAGGTGCTTCTGCTTGAATTCAAAAGTGCGATAGTATTTAATCTTCAGCTTTTTGCTGCTGAGGATGAAGGCAGGACCGAGGAGCCTACCGAGAAAAAGCTGCGTGAGGCACGCGAAAAAGGGCAGGTTGCTAAAACCGAAGAATTGCCTCAGGCTCTTGTTGTTATCTTTGCTATGATTACTATAGTTGTGTTTTGTGGATTTATCTTTGAAACAATTATACGAATGATGCGCTACTATCTTACAAGTTTTTCACATTTTCAGCTTACAGAACGCAGTTTATTTCATGAGGCGATAGCAACCGGCATTGAATCCTTCAAGATACTGTTGCCAATATTTGTTGCCACAGTGATTGCAGCATTGCTAGGAAATATTGCACAGGTTGGATTCCAAATTTCAACGCATCCGCTCAAGTTTGACCTTTCAAAGATAAAATTTGATCCTGCAACAATGGCACGCAAGATGTTCTTTTCGCGCCAGGTTGCAATGAACCTTTTCAAATCAGTATTCAAGGTAGTGGTTATTGGCTTTGTTTGTTATCTGGTAATTGTAAATGATTTTGAAGAGTTAATTAAAACGCCTGATATTAGTGTTGGCCTGGCATTTCAGAATATCTCAATAATTGCATTAAAGATAATTATATGGTCAACAGTATGCCTGCTTATCCTTTCAATCCCTGATTATATCTTTCAGAAACGTGAATACATAGAGTCGTTGAAAATGACCAAGCAGGAGTTGAAGGAAGAATGGAAGGAAACCGTTGGTGATCCGCATGTACGTGCACGGTTGCAAGAGATGCAGCGCGAACTTATTATGCGCAACATGATACGGGAAGTACCCAAAGCGGATGTAGTGGTAACCAACCCAACACATTTTGCTATAGCTATGAGGTACCAACCTGAGGCAATGTATGCACCAATGGTAATAGCTAAGGGTGTTGATGCAATGGCATTAAAAATACGACAGATTGCAGTAGATAATAATATACTGATTATAGAAAACAGGCCACTTGCTCAAGAATTGTATAAACGGGTGGAAGTGGGAGATATTATCCCTGAAGATTTATTCTACGCTGTTTCATTGATATATGCAGAAGTTTATAAAAAGCGAAATTATAAAGCAGCAATATAA